In Bythopirellula goksoeyrii, a single window of DNA contains:
- a CDS encoding DinB family protein, with product MFSTQSVVYAWDNGLRYALALLDDLSDEQMVLRPGGNMNHPAWILGHIGLYYPIVPALLRSESFADPADDDLFGFRGRGPLADHTIYGSKESQLDRMSEGHELVAQSLLSATKEQLNQAPSLPRWAEMYPTVEFMLPDLLILHENIHIGQLSIWRRAAGLPAVEFPDRTPRPGLIASQ from the coding sequence ATGTTCTCCACTCAATCGGTTGTCTATGCCTGGGACAATGGGCTGCGCTACGCTTTAGCATTGCTGGATGATTTGAGCGATGAGCAAATGGTATTGCGCCCCGGCGGGAACATGAACCACCCCGCTTGGATTCTGGGCCATATCGGGCTCTACTATCCGATCGTACCAGCACTACTCAGGAGCGAATCTTTCGCTGACCCAGCCGACGATGATCTATTTGGGTTTCGAGGCCGAGGCCCCTTGGCTGACCACACGATTTATGGCAGTAAAGAGTCGCAGCTTGATCGAATGAGTGAGGGACATGAATTGGTTGCCCAGTCGCTGCTCTCTGCGACGAAAGAACAGTTGAATCAGGCCCCAAGTTTGCCTCGCTGGGCGGAAATGTATCCCACGGTGGAATTCATGTTACCCGATCTGTTGATCCTTCATGAAAACATCCACATAGGCCAGTTGAGCATCTGGCGACGAGCTGCTGGCTTGCCAGCTGTAGAGTTTCCAGATCGCACTCCGCGCCCGGGGCTGATTGCATCGCAGTAG
- the corA gene encoding magnesium/cobalt transporter CorA — translation MMFSAIFDKRHPQSGARPGTLVIPKEAPTPRIYMIRYRAEDVTESDVSEVDELKAAFDEEAVTWIDIQGYGDKALIQSIGDLFKLHPLLLEDVVNIPQRPKTEAYGDQLLTVVRMVRVDGPGEIDMEQVSIVLSKNYVLTFQERYGDVLDPVRRRIRSGKGVIRQHRADFLAYAIADTIIDGYYPVLESIGEHLEELEDVVVTDPTPDLLIELNQIKNRLINLRRGIWPQREAVNTMVRGDHPAISSEVQIYLRDTYDHCVQTSEVAEMYREMVTGLMNTYLSSIANRTNEVMKVLTIMASIFIPLTFLAGIYGMNFEHMPELHVKWAYPAVWITMLGTAAGMLIYFWRKGWISFGGASTTSRKQREEG, via the coding sequence ATGATGTTTTCCGCGATTTTTGACAAACGCCACCCTCAGAGCGGTGCCCGACCGGGTACGCTTGTTATCCCCAAGGAAGCGCCCACCCCTAGGATTTATATGATCCGCTACCGAGCGGAGGACGTCACTGAATCCGACGTCAGCGAAGTCGACGAACTCAAAGCAGCGTTCGACGAGGAGGCAGTCACCTGGATCGATATTCAAGGGTATGGTGATAAGGCTCTTATTCAAAGCATTGGCGATCTGTTTAAGCTGCATCCGTTGCTACTGGAAGACGTGGTTAACATTCCGCAACGACCAAAAACTGAAGCTTATGGCGACCAGCTGTTGACGGTGGTGCGAATGGTTCGTGTTGACGGTCCGGGTGAAATCGACATGGAACAAGTAAGCATCGTGTTGAGTAAGAATTACGTGCTTACTTTTCAGGAACGCTATGGCGATGTGTTGGACCCCGTTCGCCGCCGTATTCGCTCCGGAAAAGGTGTTATCCGCCAGCACCGGGCTGATTTTCTCGCCTATGCAATCGCCGACACCATCATTGACGGCTACTATCCCGTCTTGGAATCAATCGGCGAGCATCTTGAAGAACTCGAAGATGTCGTCGTCACTGATCCAACACCGGACTTATTGATCGAACTTAATCAAATCAAAAACCGACTAATAAACTTGCGCCGCGGAATCTGGCCTCAGCGCGAGGCGGTCAACACCATGGTCCGGGGCGATCATCCCGCTATAAGCTCGGAAGTGCAGATCTACTTGCGCGATACCTACGACCATTGCGTGCAGACCTCGGAGGTTGCCGAGATGTATCGAGAAATGGTCACGGGACTCATGAACACCTATCTTTCGTCGATTGCCAATCGTACGAACGAAGTGATGAAAGTGCTCACGATCATGGCCAGCATTTTTATCCCGCTAACCTTTCTGGCGGGCATCTACGGTATGAATTTTGAACACATGCCCGAATTGCATGTCAAATGGGCTTACCCCGCGGTGTGGATCACTATGCTCGGCACCGCCGCAGGGATGCTCATCTATTTCTGGCGCAAAGGCTGGATCAGCTTTGGAGGAGCGAGCACTACAAGTCGGAAGCAAAGAGAAGAAGGTTAG